CGGAGGGCGGGCGCGAGGTCAGCGCGATCGTCACGGTGAGCGCCACCGGCGGCGGCACGGTGGGCAGCGCGGTCGCCGCGCCGCACCTGTACTCGACGAGCCAGGGCCCGTCCGCCGCCGTGGCGATCATGGTGGACTGCTCCGGCTCGATGGACTACCCGCCGACCAAGATGCGCAACGCCCGCGACGCCACCGCCGCCGCCATCGACACCCTGCGCGACGGCGTGCACTTCGCGGTGATCGGCGGCACGCACGTCGCCAAGGAGGTCTATCCGTGCGGGGGCCGGCTGGCGGTCGCCGACGCGACCACCCGTGAGCAGGCCAAACAGGCGCTGCGCCGGCTGAGCGCGGGCGGCGGCACGGCGATCGGCACCTGGCTGCGGCTGGCCGACCGGCTGCTGTCCACCGCCGACGTCGCCATCCGGCACGGCATCCTGCTCACCGACGGCCGCAACGAGCACGAGGCGCCGCAGGATCTCAAGGCCGCCCTCGACGACTGCGCCGGACGTTTCACCTGTGACGCCCGTGGCGTGGGCACCGACTGGGAAGTGAAAGACGTCACAGGGATCGCCTCCGCCCTGCTCGGCACCGCCGACATCGTCGCCGACCCGGCCGGCCTCGCCGCCGACTTCACGCAGATGATGGAGACGGCGATGGGCAAGGAGGTCGCCGACGTCGCCCTGCGGCTGTGGACCCCGGTCGGCACCGCCATCAAGTTCGTCAAGCAGGTCGCGCCGACGGTCGAGGAGCTGACCGGGCGCCGTACGGAGGCGGGCCCGCGCGCGGGCGACTACCCCACCGGTTCCTGGGGCGACGAGTCCCGCGACTACCACGTGTGCGTCGAGGTCCCGATCGCGAACGTCGGCCAGGAGATGCTGGCCGCGCGGGTGTCCCTGGTCATCCCGCAGCCCGACGGCACCGTCCAGAACCTGGGCGCGCAGGGTCTCGTACGGGCCGTGTGGACCGACGACATGGCCGCCTCCACGTCGATCAACCCTCAGGTCGCGCACTACACCGGCCAGGCAGAACTGGCGCAAGTCATCCAACAAGGTCTGGATCTTCGCAAAGCGGGCGATATGGATGGAGCAACGGCCAAACTGGGCCGGGCCGTTCAGCTCGCGAGCGTCTCGGGGAACGGAGATACTGCGAAACTGCTTGCGAAGGTGGTGGACGTCGTCGATGCGACGACAGGTACTGTGCGACTGAAGGCGAAGGTCACGGACGCCGACGAGATGACGCTCGAGACCCGGTCCACAAAGACTGTTCGTGTAAAGAAGTGACCTGAACCAGCCGTGAACTGAACAAGTTGTACGACGTTTTGGGACACCGAAGGAGAGAGGGGGACGCGCCGACATGCCGACCTGCCCGAACGGACACCAGTCGGGTTCCGACGACTGGTGCGAGGTCTGCGGTCACCGCATGGCCGGTTCCGTACCTCCGCTCCCTCCCCCACCGCCCCCGACCGCCGGCTACGGCTTCCCGCCGCCCCCGCCCGGTCAGGGCGGCCAGCCCGGTGGACAGCACCTGTCCTCCGTACCGGATCACGAGCCCGAGCTCTGCCCGCAGTGCCGTACGCCCCGTGAGGGCGGTGCGCCGTTCTGCGAGGAGTGCCGGTGGAACTTCCTGACCAACACGGCGACCTCGTACACCCCGGCCGCCCCGCGCCCGCCGGCGCCCGGCCAAGGCCCCGGCCAGGGTCCCGGCGGCCCCGACGCCCGCTTCCAGCCGCCGCCCCCGTCCTACGGCGGCGGTGACTCCTTCGAGTACCAGGGTTCCCGTCCGTCGCAGGTGAACCGCCCCGCAGAACCGATCCCGCCGTTCGGCGGCGACCCGTCGGGACGGCCGGGCGGCCCGGGTGGTCCCGGTGGTCCTGGTGCGCCGGGCAGGCCCAGTGGGCCCCCGCCCGGTCCCTACGGGCGTGACCCCTCCCGTCCTGCCGGTCCGGGCGGCGACCCCTTCGGGCAGCCTCCCGGTCCTCCCGTGGACCCCTACCGGCGTGAGCAGAGCGGGCAGTCCTCCGATCCCTTCGGACGCGAGCCTTCCGGTCCGGGTCCGGGTGGTTTTGGTGGTCCGGGTGGTTTTGGTGGTCCCGGCGGTCCTGGTGGCCAAGGTGGCCAGGGTGGTCCGTCCGGCTACGGCGGCGACCCGTCGCGGCAGGCTCCGCCGCCGCCCGGGCCCACGCCCACGGCCGGACCCGGCTTCCCGGGTCAGGGCGGCTACGGCGGTCCTGGGGGGCAGGGCGGTCCCGGCGGTCAGGGTCATCTCGGAGGCCAAGGTGGTCCCGGCGGTCAGGGTGGTCCCGGGGTTCCGCAGGCGTTTCAGCCGTCCGGGCCGTCCGGTCAGTCGGCCCCGCCCGGCTATCCGCAGGAGACGGGCCGTCCGCAGCCGGGCGGTCAGCCCTTCGGCGGCGGTGACGACGACTGGGTCATCTCCCCGCCGTCCAACACCGACCCCCGCCAGGGCGGCCCCGGCGGTCCCGGTAACACCCAGGGTCGGGGCCAGGGCGGCGGCTACGGCTACCCCCAGCCCGGCGTCACGCAGGCACCGCCCCCACCCGGCCCGGCGTTCCCGCAGCAGCCGGCGACCTGGACGGCGACCATCGGCCCGGACCGCGGCTACTTCATGGCGATGATGCACCGCTCGGGCCCCGAGGCCGCCGGCCTGAACCTGCCCGCGTACTCGCCCGAGCAGCAGCGCACCCTCACCGGCAACCAGATCACCATCGGCCGCCGCCGCCACTCCACCGGCGAGACCCCCGACATAGACCTGTCGGTGCCGCCGGAGGACCCGGGCGTCTCGCACCAGCACGCGGTGCTGGTCCAGCAGCCGGACGGCAACTGGGCCGTCGTCGACCAGAATTCGACGAACGGCACGACGGTCAACGGTTCCGAGGAGCCGATCCAGCCGTTCGTCCCGGTGCCGCTACAGGACGGCGACCAGGTGCACGTGGGCGCCTGGACGACGATCACGGTCCGACGCGGCTGAACAGCGGGGCAGCCGCTCAGCCGGGCAGCCGGGTAATCGGGTAATCGGGTAATCGGGTAATCGGATGCCGGTCGGCCAACCCCCGGCTAACCCGGCAGGGGCCACGCGTACGGCCCCTCCGGTTCGTCCAGCCACGCCCACGCGTGTTCGGCGCCGACCGTGATGCCGTAACGCTCCCGTCCCGGCATGCCCTGGCGCTCCCACAGGGCGCACGCCTCCTGGGGGTCGAGGGTGCCGCGGGTCAGGGCCAGCAGAAAGCGGAACCGTTCGCTCTCCCTGGCCCGGCGTGGCACCCCGGCCAGCGCCACCGGCTCCGGCTCGGCCCGGTCCGACCCGCGCAGCGGCACGAAGTAGGCCGCGGTGTGCAGGAAGTGGCCCTCCGCGTGTCCGGCGTCCCGGACGGTCAGCGCGATCAGTCCGGTGGCCAGCGGCGCCAGGATCAGCGCACCGGGGACGCACTGGGCGAGCCAGGCGCGCGGGACCGCCGTCACCGTGCAGGTGGCGATGATCCGGTCGAAGGGGGCGCGTTCGGGAACCCCGCGCGCCCCGTCCCCGGTGACGACGGTCGGCCGGTACCCGGCGGCGGCGAGGTGCCGGCGGGCGGACTCGGTGATCTCGGGGTCGAGATCGACGGTGGTGACGTTCTCCGCGCCGAGCCGGTACGACAGCAGCGCCGCGTTGTACCCCGTCCCCGCGCCGATCTCCAGGACCGTGTCGCCGTCCTCGACCCGCAGCTCGGCCAGCATCAGCGCCATCAGCGAGGGCTGGCTGCTGGAGGAGAGCAGCACGCCGTCGCGCAGCCGGGTGGCCAGCGGGACGTCCTCGTACGCGCCGCGCATCCACCGCTCCCGGGTGCGCGGGTCGGGACTCTCGCCCCAGCGCCGTTCGTATCCTCCGACGCCGCCCAGGCCGCCTGTGCCGTCGCCGCCGCCGGCGCTGGCGTAGTAATACGGCACGAAGAGGTGGCGCGGGACCGTTGCGAAGGCCTCCCGCCACCCCGGGTCGGCCGCGAAGGCCCCGCTCGCCTCGATCTCGCGGACCAGCTCGGCCCGCGCGACCCGCGCCGAAACGGCGAGGCCTTCCGGATCCCTGTCGGCGGCGTGGGTGCCCATGACTCAACTGTGCGGCGGAACGCGCCCCGAGGCGAACGTGGGTGGTCCTAAGCCTCAGGTCCTCCGTCTCCCCGTCTGAGACCATGGGAGACGTGAAAGAGATTCGGCGCGGCACGCTTCAGGAGCAGACCTTCTACGAGCAGGTCGGCGGGGAGGAGACCTTCCGCCGACTGGTCCACCGTTTCTACGAGGGAGTCGCCGGGGACCCGATCCTGCGGCCCATGTATCCCGAGGAGGACCTGGGCCCGGCCGAGGAGCGTTTCGCGCTGTTCCTCATGCAGTACTGGGGCGGTCCGACGACTTACAGCGACAACCGCGGCCACCCGCGCCTGCGTATGCGGCACGCCCCGTTCGCGGTGGACCGGGCCGCGCACGACGCCTGGCTGAAGCACATGCGGGACGCGGTCGACGAGCTCGGCCTGTCCGAGGAGCACGAGCAGACGCTGTGGAACTACCTGACGTACGCGGCGGCGTCCATGGTGAACACCCCGGACTGACTGCCGCAGGCTAACCACCGCGGGTCAGGGTGTTGACGCACCCCAAAACCCGCTGCCATGGTACGAGACATCAGACGTCTGACGTCAGATGCCCAGCCCCCATGCTTCCTGCTCCCGCCCGCCCCCGGAGGATCGATGTCGCTCTCCGAAGACCTCGCCGAGCGTCTGCTCAGCGAGATCATCGACGGCACCCACCAGCCGGACGCCGCGCTCCCCCCGGAGGCCGAGCTCGCCGAGCAGGCGGCCGTGAGCCGGCTCACGGTGCGCGAGGCCGTGAAGCAGTTGCGCGCGAAGAACGTCGTCCGGGTGGTCCGCGGCCGCGGGACCTACGTGAACCCGCCGGACCGCTGGACGGCCCTCGAGGCGGTGGTACGCGCCGCGTCCCACTCCTCGCACACCTCCCGCTCCTCCCTCTCCGAGCGGCTGATCGAGGCCCGGCGCCTCATCGAGAACGGCGCGACGGAACTGGCCGCCCTGCGCCGCGACGAGACCCACCTCGCGGAACTGCGCGAGCACCTCGCCACCATGCGGGACGCCGCCGGCGAGGCCGACACGGAGAAGTTCGTGCAGGCCGACATCGACTTCCACGCCACCGTGATGCGGGCGACGGGCAACCTCTTCGTCCCCCTCCTCTTCGAGCCCTTCGGCGCCCTCCTCGCCGAGGGCCGACGCGAGACCTGCGCCGTCCCGCAGATCCGCGTCAACGCGATCGCCCACCACGAGGAGGTCCTCGCGGCCCTGGAGTCCGGCGACCCGGACCGGGCCCGCGAGGCGATGAACGCCCACATGAACCAGACGGCGACGGACTACCGCACACACGTGGTCAAGTCCGCCGAGTGACTGAGTGACCGAGCAATCGAGTTACTGAGTAGCCGCGCAGCCGAGTAGCACTCCCCCCACCACACCCCACCCCAGGAACCCGCCATGCCCCTGCCTCGCCATGCCCTCCCCGAGTCCGAAGTGCTCGCCGGCCTGCCTCCCGTCAGGGAGATCGCACCGTCCTAGGTGGCGGCCCGCATGGAGTCGGCCCCCCGCCTCGCCGTCCTCGACGACGACCCCACCGGCACCCAGACCGTCAAGGACATACCCGTCCTCACCACCTGGACGGTGGACGACCTCCGCTGGGCCCTGCGCCAGGACAGCCCCGCTTTCTTCGTCCTCACCAACACCCGCAGCCTGGCCCCCCAGGACGCCGCGACCCGCAACCGCGAGATCGTCCGCGCCCTGCACGAGGCCTCCGAGGCCGAGCAGGTCCCGTACGTCGTCGCCTCCCGCGGCGACTCCACCCTCCGCGGTCACTTCCCGCTCGAAACGGACGTCCTGGCCGAGGAGTTGAGCTCTGGCCTTTGGTGTAACCCTGGACAGGCGACGGGGGGTGACGGGGATGGTCAGCGGACGCTGAGGAGCGGCATTCCCAGCCCCGCCCGCCGTACGGCGATCGACCCGTACGGCGTGCGCAGCCGCAGCCAGCCGCCGAGGGAGAGCAGCGCGAGATCTCCCGAACTCGCCGAAGGGCGAAGGAAACCGAGTGACTGGGCCGCGTGCACGGCCCGTACGGGAAGGCCGGTGTCCCCGACCGTCCGGGACCAGATCTCCCGCCCGATCCGGTCGAGTTCGGCGCGCGTGCGCAGCTCGTCCGCCAACTCCTCGCTGCGGGACCGGAATTCGGCGACGACCGCACCGACCATCGCCCGCAGCGCGTCCGGCGCGGGCAGCCCCGGCTCGGGCCGCCAGCCACCGCGCGGCGGCAGTACCCCGGCCCACGGCGGCCCGGTGACGGCCCCGGGAACGGCGGCCGTCGCGGCGCTCTCGTCGACGGCCTCCAGCAGCTCACCCGCCGACACCGTCACGTCCAGCGTGACGTCGAGGCCGTTCTCGTACGGCTTGGCCAGCCGGACCGCGCGGATCGCGAGCACCTCGAAGGACGGCGGGCGCCCGAAGACGGCGAGCGCGGTGCCGGCCGCCTGGAGACGCACCGCCGCTCCACGGTCGTAGTGGAGCAGCCGGGAGAGGAAGGCCGCGAGGTCCGCCGCCTCCCCCTCGTCGGCGAGGTGGAGCACCGTCATGCGGCGACGGCCTTCTCGGCGTCGTCCCGGTACTCCTGGAGGAACTCGCGCTCCTCGCCGGTGAGCCGGCGCGGTCGCTCGGTCTCGAAGTCGTACGGCACGACCACCGTCGACGCCCGTACGTAGACCAGGTCGTCGTCCTTCACCTCGTAGGCGATGGTGAAGGACGCCGCCCTTATCTCCGTGATCCACAGCTCGATGTCCACGGGCGTGTGGCGGTGGACGAGCTGCCGCTTGTAGTCGATCTCATGGCGCGCCACCACGGACCCCTGCTTGAAGTTCTTCTCCGGACGGAACAGGAAGTCGATACGGGCTTCCTCCAGGTAGCGGAGGAAGACCACGTTGTTGACGTGGCCGTACGCGTCCATGTCCGCCCAGCGCAGCGGGCAGCGGTAGATGTGCCGCAAGATCGATCAGCCCCGGGTCAGCTTCTTGTAGGTGGCACGGTGCGGACGAGCGGCGTCCGCACCGAGCCGCTCGATCTTGTTCTTCTCGTACGCCTCGAAGTTGCCCTCGAACCAGAACCACTTGGAGTCGCCCTCGTAGGCGAGGATGTGCGTCGCCACCCGGTCCAGGAACCACCGGTCGTGGGAGACGACCACGGCCGCACCCGGGAACTCCAGCAGCGCGTTCTCGAGGGAGGACAGCGTCTCGACGTCGAGGTCGTTGGTCGGTTCGTCGAGGAGCAGCAGGTTGCCGCCCTGCTTGAGGGTGAGCGCGAGGTTCAGCCGGTTGCGCTCACCACCGGAGAGGATGCCGGCGGCCTTCTGCTGGTCCGGCCCCTTGAACCCGAAGGCGGAGACATAGGCGCGGGAGGGCATTTCAACCTGCCCGACCTTGATGTAGTCCAGCTCGTCGGAGACGACGGCCCACAGCGACTTCTTGGGGTCGATGTTCTCGCGGCTCTGGTCGGCGTACGAGATCTTGACGGTCTCGCCGACCTTGATGGAGCCGGAGTCCGGAGTCTCCAGAGCCTGGATCATCTTGAAGAGGGTGGTCTTGCCGGCGCCGTTCGGACCGATGACCCCGACGATGCCGTTACGCGGCAGCGTGAAGCTGAGATCGTCGATGAGGACCTTGTCGCCGAAGGCCTTGGAGAGGTTGGTGACCTCGACGACGATGGAACCGAGCCGCGGACCCGGCGGGATCTGGATCTCCTCGAAGTCCAGCTTCCGCATCTTGTCGGCCTCGGCGGCCATCTCCTCGTAGCGAGCGAGACGCGCCTTGGACTTGGCCTGACGCCCCTTGGCGTTGGACCGCACCCACTCCAGCTCCTCCTTGAGCCGCTTCGCCCGCTTGGCGTCCTTCTGCCCCTCGACCTTGAGGCGGGACGCCTTGGTTTCGAGGTAGGTGGAGTAGTTGCCCTCGTAGGGGTGGGCGCGACCGCGGTCGAGCTCCAGGATCCACTCGGCGACGTTGTCCAGGAAGTACCGGTCGTGGGTGACGGCGACGACGGTGCCGGGGTACTTCGCGAGGTGCTGCTCCAGCCACTGCACGGACTCGGCGTCCAGGTGGTTGGTGGGCTCGTCGAGCAGCAGCAGGTCAGGGGCCTCGAGCAGCAGCTTGCACAGCGCGACGCGGCGGCGCTCACCACCGGAGAGGTTGGTGACCGGCCAGTCGCCGGGCGGGCAGCCCAGGGCGTCCATGGCCTGCTCGAGCTGGGTGTCCAGGTCCCACGCGTTCGCGTGGTCCAGGTCCTCCTGGAGCTTGCCCATCTCGTCGAGCAGCGCGTCCGAGTAGTCGGTCGCCATCAGCTCGGCGACCTCGTTGAACCGCCTCAGCTTGCCCATGATCTCGGCGGCGCCGTCCTGCACGTTCTCCAGCACGGTCTTGGCCTCGTCGAGCGGCGGCTCCTGCAGCAGCATGCCGACGCTGTACCCGGGCGACAGGAACGCGTCACCGTTGGAGGGGTGCTCGAGCCCCGCCATGATCTTCAGAACGGTGGACTTACCGGCACCGTTCGGCCCGACCACACCGATCTTCGCGCCGGGCAGGAAGCTCAGCGTCACATCGTCAAGGATGACCTTGTCGCCGTGCGCCTTGCGCGTCTTGCGCATGGTGTAGATGTACTCAGCCAAGAGAAACCGTCCGGCAGCTTGAAATCAGGCAGTGGGCAGATACACCCCATCTTGCCTGAGGTCCAGCCCTGGGTGGTAACCCGTTTGGTCGGGGGGCTGTGAGCTGGGGGTTCGGGGTGGACGGCTGGGGCTCGGAACGTTGGGGAACGTCGGCCGGGAGTCAGCCGAGGATTTCATGGTCAGCCGGGGCCTTGTGAGGACCGTATGGCAGGCCCCTTCGGGCTTCCCTCCTGGCGTGAGGTCACTGACGTGCGTCGCGGATGCTGTTTCTTGCTGTCGTCGTGAAACTTCGCAGCGAGTCCCAGAACGCGTGGTAGGCCGTGTCGAAGTCGGGGCTGTACACGGCGGAGGTTTCGGCCATGGCCTCGATGGCGACGTAGACGTCCTTGGAGGTTGCCTCCAGGCGGCCGGCCGCCTGCGAGACATCGTCCGGGCCCTCCAGGTTCGCCGTGTAGATCGCGAGGGTCATCTCCGCGTGCAGTCGGAGGTGCTGACGAAGGACTTCTCTCAGCGCTGATGTTCGCTCTTCCGGGTCGGTCAGTTGCACCGCCGGCAGGATGCCGAGGAACGAGTCGCCCACGACGTGTGACTTGTGGACGACCTGGGCGTATGCGGACCGTCGTGAGGCTCGTATGTTCTCCGCCTGTTGTGCGGCGCGGGCCGTCTCGGCCTGAATCCGTGCGGCCCGTGTGCTGCCCCGGTTGCCCACCCAGCTCGCGAGGATCGCTGTGGCGCCGGTGACTGCGGCGACGAGGAACCCTAAGTCCGGCATGGGGAGATGCTGCCAAGTGGCGAGTTGACACAAACGTCGGAATCTTGCGCTCCGGAACGGCGCGGGGTCGTCGTGCCATCGGCCATCCCGGCCTGCGCCCGACGTCCTACGCATCTCCCCTCTCCCCCTTCTCGTGGGCGCCGGTGAGGTGTCTTCGGGCGGGTGTAACGGTGGTGATCGCCGACGACGCGGGAGCCCTCCCGGGCGGACCAGCGGTACGACGACACGGTCCTCTGGCGATTGCACGGCACCGGAGAACCCTGACCCCGAGGCGCGCGGGGCGCGAGCCCGACAGGATCGACGCTTGGCGGATCCATGGGGGGGCAGGGTCACAGTTCCGCGAATGTGACACATCCCCGGCGATGTGTCACATTCGCGGCCGACTGCACCCCAGGGTCAGGCTACGAAGGCGTGCGACTCGCCGGCGCCGGTGACCGTGTCCCAGCAGCAGATCAGGTCGTGCAGACCGTCCGCGTTCACCATCTCGGTCGCCTCCAGCATCTGCAGGTCCTCAACCTTGTCCGTCATCGTGCTCACCTTTCTGTCGTGTTCCTGTCGTATTCCTGTCGGGTTTCTGTTGCGGACGGTCCTGCCCGCGGCCGGGTGCCGCCGGCGTGGAGTCGTCCGCCATCCACCAGCGGTCACCGCCGTGGCGGAAGCGGTGGAGGAATCCGATCGGTCCGGCCATGCCCAGGTTGTAGCTGTGGAGCAGGTCGGTGATCCCGGTGGCGGATTCCGCCACGACGACCCACCGGTCCTCGTGCAGCGCACAGAACCGGTGCAGCGCCGTGACGTGTTCTGCGGCCCAGTCCCGATAGCAGGACTCACCGGTGACGGCGGCCATGTCCAGCAGGAACTCCCCGTTTCCGGCGAGCCCGTGACAGTGCGAAGGGCCCAGCAGCCATTTCTGGCGGCGCGCGCTGACCGCGGCCCGGTGCGCGGCCTCCCGCAGCCGGTCGTCACCGGTGACCTGCCACAGCCGGATCAGGAAGGTGCCGATTCCCGGCGCCCCGTTGCACCACCCGCACCCGTAGGCCAGGCGCATCGCCATGTCGTCCGTGGGGCCGCCGCCCCGGGCCAGGTGACGCCGGCGCCGTCCTCGCGGGCCAGCGAGACCAGCAGCTCTCCGCTGCGCACCGCCGCGTCGAGGAGGTCCGTACGGTCCAGGTCCCGCGCCGCGGCCAGGACGAAGGTGGCGATTCCGGCGATCCCGTGAGCGAAACCGAGGTCACCGGGGTTGGGCGTGCCGCGTAACTCGTCCGGTTCCAGCCACCTCCTCCCCTGTGCCGTACGGGCGTCGAGCAGGGAGGTGACGCACCGCTCCACCCGGTCCCGGAACTCCTCGTCCCCGGTGCGGCGCCACAGGTGCGACTGCGCGAGCCCGTTCCCGGCGAGGCCGTGGGTGACGTCGGCCACGGGCCACACCGTGGGCAGCCGCTTGGCACGCCGCGCGCTGCGCTGCCGGATCTCCTCCTCACCGAGGGTGTCGGCGGCCTCGTACATGGCCCAGTAGGTGCCCGCGCGGCCGAAGTGGAGGCCGGGCAGTTGGCGCGGCTCCCGGTCGACGTGCCGGTCCAGCCAGGTCAGAGCGGTGCGCAGGGCGGAGAACAGTCTCTCTCCGCCGTGCCCGGTCAGGGCCCCGCGACGCAGTACCTCGAGCGTCCCCGCACCGCCCGCGTGCACGGCGAACGGGTCGAAGCGCTTTCCGCCGACCGCCGGAGCGGACCACGGGGCGAGCCCGGACCGCGGGGTCAGGGCGGCGGCGAGTTCGTCCCAGCCGTCGGCGAGCAGCCGTTCCGCGTCCACGGGTACGAGGGGCTGCCGCGGCTCGACGACCACCCGAGCCGCGGGCGGTGCGTGCAGGGCGTCCCTCGCCTCGGCCGGCGCGGGCCGCCGCGCCGGCCGCTCCCGCATGAGTGCGGTGACGAGCGGGGCGAGGGCGGCGAGCGCCGGGTTGTCGGCGGCGACGGCGCCCACCAGGTTCCGCACCCGCTCGTCGTGCGGGCGCGGCTGCGGGCGCGGCCGTGGCCGCGGGCCGTCGGCGGGGCCGGGCCGGTCGTCGGTGAGGTGGGGGACGCTGCCGGTGCACAGGTAGAAGAGCGTCGCGCCGAGGCTGTAGAGGTCGGCGGCCGTTGTCGCCACGAGCGTGCGATCCACTCCGGTGCGGGCCGCAGGGGGACGGACCGCAGGGGTACGGTCCTCGCCGGTACGGACCTCGGGCG
The Streptomyces sp. NBC_01485 genome window above contains:
- a CDS encoding FHA domain-containing protein, producing the protein MPTCPNGHQSGSDDWCEVCGHRMAGSVPPLPPPPPPTAGYGFPPPPPGQGGQPGGQHLSSVPDHEPELCPQCRTPREGGAPFCEECRWNFLTNTATSYTPAAPRPPAPGQGPGQGPGGPDARFQPPPPSYGGGDSFEYQGSRPSQVNRPAEPIPPFGGDPSGRPGGPGGPGGPGAPGRPSGPPPGPYGRDPSRPAGPGGDPFGQPPGPPVDPYRREQSGQSSDPFGREPSGPGPGGFGGPGGFGGPGGPGGQGGQGGPSGYGGDPSRQAPPPPGPTPTAGPGFPGQGGYGGPGGQGGPGGQGHLGGQGGPGGQGGPGVPQAFQPSGPSGQSAPPGYPQETGRPQPGGQPFGGGDDDWVISPPSNTDPRQGGPGGPGNTQGRGQGGGYGYPQPGVTQAPPPPGPAFPQQPATWTATIGPDRGYFMAMMHRSGPEAAGLNLPAYSPEQQRTLTGNQITIGRRRHSTGETPDIDLSVPPEDPGVSHQHAVLVQQPDGNWAVVDQNSTNGTTVNGSEEPIQPFVPVPLQDGDQVHVGAWTTITVRRG
- a CDS encoding globin, with the translated sequence MGDVKEIRRGTLQEQTFYEQVGGEETFRRLVHRFYEGVAGDPILRPMYPEEDLGPAEERFALFLMQYWGGPTTYSDNRGHPRLRMRHAPFAVDRAAHDAWLKHMRDAVDELGLSEEHEQTLWNYLTYAAASMVNTPD
- the ettA gene encoding energy-dependent translational throttle protein EttA, with protein sequence MAEYIYTMRKTRKAHGDKVILDDVTLSFLPGAKIGVVGPNGAGKSTVLKIMAGLEHPSNGDAFLSPGYSVGMLLQEPPLDEAKTVLENVQDGAAEIMGKLRRFNEVAELMATDYSDALLDEMGKLQEDLDHANAWDLDTQLEQAMDALGCPPGDWPVTNLSGGERRRVALCKLLLEAPDLLLLDEPTNHLDAESVQWLEQHLAKYPGTVVAVTHDRYFLDNVAEWILELDRGRAHPYEGNYSTYLETKASRLKVEGQKDAKRAKRLKEELEWVRSNAKGRQAKSKARLARYEEMAAEADKMRKLDFEEIQIPPGPRLGSIVVEVTNLSKAFGDKVLIDDLSFTLPRNGIVGVIGPNGAGKTTLFKMIQALETPDSGSIKVGETVKISYADQSRENIDPKKSLWAVVSDELDYIKVGQVEMPSRAYVSAFGFKGPDQQKAAGILSGGERNRLNLALTLKQGGNLLLLDEPTNDLDVETLSSLENALLEFPGAAVVVSHDRWFLDRVATHILAYEGDSKWFWFEGNFEAYEKNKIERLGADAARPHRATYKKLTRG
- a CDS encoding FadR/GntR family transcriptional regulator, which encodes MSLSEDLAERLLSEIIDGTHQPDAALPPEAELAEQAAVSRLTVREAVKQLRAKNVVRVVRGRGTYVNPPDRWTALEAVVRAASHSSHTSRSSLSERLIEARRLIENGATELAALRRDETHLAELREHLATMRDAAGEADTEKFVQADIDFHATVMRATGNLFVPLLFEPFGALLAEGRRETCAVPQIRVNAIAHHEEVLAALESGDPDRAREAMNAHMNQTATDYRTHVVKSAE
- a CDS encoding methyltransferase domain-containing protein, translating into MGTHAADRDPEGLAVSARVARAELVREIEASGAFAADPGWREAFATVPRHLFVPYYYASAGGGDGTGGLGGVGGYERRWGESPDPRTRERWMRGAYEDVPLATRLRDGVLLSSSSQPSLMALMLAELRVEDGDTVLEIGAGTGYNAALLSYRLGAENVTTVDLDPEITESARRHLAAAGYRPTVVTGDGARGVPERAPFDRIIATCTVTAVPRAWLAQCVPGALILAPLATGLIALTVRDAGHAEGHFLHTAAYFVPLRGSDRAEPEPVALAGVPRRARESERFRFLLALTRGTLDPQEACALWERQGMPGRERYGITVGAEHAWAWLDEPEGPYAWPLPG
- a CDS encoding lanthionine synthetase LanC family protein, translating into MAMRLAYGCGWCNGAPGIGTFLIRLWQVTGDDRLREAAHRAAVSARRQKWLLGPSHCHGLAGNGEFLLDMAAVTGESCYRDWAAEHVTALHRFCALHEDRWVVVAESATGITDLLHSYNLGMAGPIGFLHRFRHGGDRWWMADDSTPAAPGRGQDRPQQKPDRNTTGTRQKGEHDDGQG
- a CDS encoding acyl-CoA thioesterase produces the protein MRHIYRCPLRWADMDAYGHVNNVVFLRYLEEARIDFLFRPEKNFKQGSVVARHEIDYKRQLVHRHTPVDIELWITEIRAASFTIAYEVKDDDLVYVRASTVVVPYDFETERPRRLTGEEREFLQEYRDDAEKAVAA
- a CDS encoding vWA domain-containing protein, whose translation is MAIFSKSNVPQFSVDVYQNEYLPEGGREVSAIVTVSATGGGTVGSAVAAPHLYSTSQGPSAAVAIMVDCSGSMDYPPTKMRNARDATAAAIDTLRDGVHFAVIGGTHVAKEVYPCGGRLAVADATTREQAKQALRRLSAGGGTAIGTWLRLADRLLSTADVAIRHGILLTDGRNEHEAPQDLKAALDDCAGRFTCDARGVGTDWEVKDVTGIASALLGTADIVADPAGLAADFTQMMETAMGKEVADVALRLWTPVGTAIKFVKQVAPTVEELTGRRTEAGPRAGDYPTGSWGDESRDYHVCVEVPIANVGQEMLAARVSLVIPQPDGTVQNLGAQGLVRAVWTDDMAASTSINPQVAHYTGQAELAQVIQQGLDLRKAGDMDGATAKLGRAVQLASVSGNGDTAKLLAKVVDVVDATTGTVRLKAKVTDADEMTLETRSTKTVRVKK